From Desulfuromonas sp., the proteins below share one genomic window:
- a CDS encoding flavodoxin family protein, giving the protein MYALAINGSPRKGGNTDNMLQTVLEPLKGAGWETEQCQLGGKQVRGCTACMKCWENRDLKCVLKNDQFNEVFEKMVRADAIIIGTPTYFTDVTAEIKALIDRAGFVALANDGLFGGKIGAAVVAVRRGGGIQAFDTINHLFQISRMIVPGSTYWNLGFGLHKEEVLEDAEGMANMKNLGQNIAWLGKAIKPHMDSFPQVESQVSEG; this is encoded by the coding sequence ATGTACGCACTCGCAATCAACGGTAGCCCGCGTAAAGGCGGCAACACGGACAACATGCTGCAAACGGTACTCGAACCCCTGAAAGGGGCTGGCTGGGAAACAGAACAATGCCAGCTTGGCGGAAAGCAGGTCCGCGGCTGTACGGCCTGCATGAAATGCTGGGAAAACAGAGACCTGAAATGTGTCCTGAAGAATGACCAGTTCAACGAAGTGTTCGAAAAGATGGTTCGGGCAGACGCCATCATCATCGGCACCCCGACCTACTTTACGGACGTCACCGCGGAAATCAAGGCCCTGATCGATCGCGCGGGTTTCGTCGCCCTGGCCAACGACGGCCTGTTCGGGGGCAAGATCGGCGCGGCGGTGGTGGCCGTACGCCGCGGCGGCGGCATCCAGGCCTTCGATACGATCAACCACCTGTTTCAAATCTCCCGCATGATCGTTCCCGGCTCTACCTACTGGAACCTCGGCTTCGGTCTGCATAAGGAGGAAGTGCTCGAGGACGCCGAAGGTATGGCCAACATGAAGAACCTCGGTCAGAACATCGCGTGGCTCGGCAAGGCCATAAAGCCGCACATGGATTCCTTCCCCCAGGTCGAAAGCCAGGTCAGCGAGGGATAA